A region of Paenibacillus sp. 37 DNA encodes the following proteins:
- a CDS encoding alpha/beta fold hydrolase: MRLFEILLVLSCFALLVDLLFIKRSAKKVGLGLGIGSSVILLVQLFVEGYRWQLLLVYIMTALFIIIVLFRHSEKMMNLKIGKFLKYSLSSLIVILLVGSTALSAYLPVFNLPKPDGPEKVGTQTFHFTDQNRDEVFTEDQSDKRELMVQVWYPTENRNNIKRDTLFPKDKERFKKYIQSFSASLKLPEFVLDYWKYSQTNSYENVEILPSTSPYPLVLLSHGMGTSRVLQASQAENLASHGFIVVTIDHTYSTFATLFPDGRVTDYKKSTTTLDERTKTGDIWTKDVEFVIDQIEKLNSGAIESQFKGKIDLDHIGAMGHSFGGATAFNATYLDQRIKAGVNMDGSLYEVENRDDINKPFMFIRSGNFEDWLANFEADRNSDDEVTKFLSDELHIMKNVINHGGNVIYIEGTQHFNFTDLQFYSELVKLSGITGDINGKRGSNIVNQYVLDFFNKQLKGTGGNLIQGPSDMYPEVKFIDPKEL, encoded by the coding sequence ATGAGATTATTTGAGATACTGTTAGTTCTATCCTGTTTCGCTTTACTCGTAGACCTACTATTTATAAAAAGAAGTGCAAAGAAAGTAGGCTTGGGTTTGGGTATAGGAAGTAGCGTTATATTATTAGTTCAATTGTTTGTTGAGGGATACAGATGGCAGTTGCTTTTGGTATATATCATGACGGCTCTATTCATAATCATCGTTTTATTCAGACATTCCGAAAAGATGATGAATCTTAAAATAGGGAAGTTCTTGAAATATAGTTTATCTTCCTTAATCGTTATTCTGCTGGTTGGTTCTACTGCCTTGTCTGCATACTTACCTGTCTTTAATTTGCCGAAGCCGGATGGTCCAGAGAAAGTGGGTACTCAAACCTTTCATTTTACAGATCAGAACAGAGATGAAGTCTTCACTGAAGATCAAAGTGATAAGAGGGAACTCATGGTTCAAGTTTGGTACCCTACTGAAAATAGGAATAATATCAAGCGTGACACGCTGTTTCCAAAAGATAAAGAGAGGTTCAAAAAGTATATTCAGAGCTTCTCTGCTTCTTTAAAACTGCCCGAATTTGTGCTCGACTACTGGAAATATAGTCAAACCAACTCTTATGAAAATGTAGAAATATTACCTTCTACAAGTCCTTATCCCTTGGTACTGCTATCTCATGGCATGGGAACCAGTAGAGTTCTACAAGCATCACAGGCGGAGAATCTGGCCAGTCATGGGTTTATCGTGGTCACCATCGATCATACGTATAGCACCTTTGCTACCCTTTTTCCAGATGGCCGTGTAACGGACTATAAAAAAAGTACGACTACACTAGATGAACGTACAAAAACAGGGGATATATGGACGAAAGACGTGGAATTTGTAATCGATCAAATCGAAAAGCTGAATTCAGGTGCAATCGAAAGTCAATTTAAAGGGAAGATCGATCTAGATCACATCGGCGCGATGGGGCATTCTTTTGGGGGTGCAACTGCGTTTAATGCAACGTATTTAGATCAGAGAATCAAGGCCGGGGTTAATATGGATGGGTCACTATATGAAGTGGAAAATAGAGATGATATAAATAAGCCGTTTATGTTCATCCGATCGGGAAATTTTGAAGACTGGTTAGCCAATTTTGAAGCGGATAGAAATTCCGATGATGAAGTAACTAAATTTCTTTCAGATGAGCTGCACATTATGAAAAATGTTATCAATCATGGGGGAAATGTGATTTATATAGAAGGAACCCAGCACTTCAATTTCACGGACCTTCAGTTCTATTCGGAGCTGGTTAAACTGTCCGGGATCACAGGAGACATCAATGGTAAAAGAGGATCAAACATCGTAAATCAATATGTACTCGATTTCTTTAACAAGCAGCTGAAAGGAACGGGTGGAAATCTGATTCAGGGACCGAGCGACATGTATCCAGAAGTGAAATTTATAGATCCTAAGGAACTTTAA
- a CDS encoding alpha/beta hydrolase codes for MTQPEGKKAKNSTRAKKVRNIILKILGAILIAIVLFLGIVYITNVISSNSEAKKIESYGQHVSVDGKNMNVLIQGEGKETIVFLPGYGTATPVLDFKLLIDELSPYYKVVAVEPFGYGLSDETEKERTTENIVSEIHEALQQLDIQHYMLMGHSIAGIYGIDYVNKYPDEVTAFVGIDSSVSTQPSITDAKFPLKTFAFLRNTGLLRLMMKVGADPYEGLAFDEQTVEQMRMISNKNMYNPTSLNEMEHIYSNFKGAQGLSFPKDLPLLLFVQANNEGVEGWIPLHEGQIKDSVHGKVITMDGSHYLHHTQFKKIAEDFRAFMNEAK; via the coding sequence GTGACACAACCAGAAGGAAAGAAAGCCAAGAATAGTACCAGGGCCAAGAAGGTACGAAATATTATACTTAAAATACTAGGAGCAATCTTAATTGCCATTGTTCTATTTCTGGGTATTGTTTATATCACAAATGTAATCAGCAGTAATTCTGAGGCGAAAAAGATCGAGTCTTACGGTCAGCATGTATCTGTAGACGGGAAAAATATGAATGTGCTCATTCAGGGTGAAGGCAAGGAAACGATTGTGTTTCTGCCCGGTTATGGAACAGCAACACCAGTGCTTGATTTCAAGTTGCTTATTGATGAATTATCTCCATATTACAAAGTGGTTGCTGTTGAGCCATTCGGTTATGGATTAAGTGATGAAACTGAAAAAGAAAGAACCACAGAGAATATCGTAAGTGAAATTCATGAAGCTCTGCAACAACTGGATATTCAGCATTACATGCTCATGGGTCACTCCATTGCGGGCATTTACGGCATTGATTATGTGAACAAATATCCGGATGAGGTAACTGCTTTTGTCGGTATTGATAGCAGTGTATCCACCCAACCAAGTATTACAGATGCAAAGTTCCCATTAAAAACATTCGCTTTCCTCAGAAATACAGGTCTCTTAAGATTAATGATGAAAGTGGGTGCAGACCCCTATGAGGGACTTGCGTTCGATGAACAGACGGTTGAGCAAATGAGAATGATCTCGAATAAAAACATGTATAATCCCACGTCATTAAACGAGATGGAACATATTTATTCCAATTTTAAAGGTGCACAAGGTTTAAGCTTCCCTAAAGATCTTCCACTTCTTCTCTTTGTACAAGCGAATAATGAAGGTGTAGAAGGATGGATACCGCTGCATGAAGGGCAGATCAAAGATTCGGTACATGGGAAAGTGATTACAATGGATGGTTCACATTATTTACATCACACTCAATTCAAAAAAATTGCTGAAGACTTTAGAGCTTTTATGAACGAAGCGAAGTAA
- a CDS encoding response regulator transcription factor: MPTILVADDDANIRKLVCLFLRNDGFTTINAVDGKEALAIYTSTPVDLVILDIMMPVMDGWALCEELRRANPDLPLLMLTARNETWEKVQAFQLGTDDYMTKPFDPLELMARVKALLKRYRIGLTQTIQLGNVILNRQTYKVQSGTESFTLPLKEFELLYKLAGLPGQVYTREQLIDQVWGINYTGDDRTIDVHIKRLRERFADISDFRIETVRGLGYRLEVQE; the protein is encoded by the coding sequence ATGCCTACGATATTAGTTGCTGACGACGATGCGAACATTCGCAAACTCGTCTGTTTATTTTTGCGCAACGACGGATTTACAACCATCAACGCCGTAGACGGAAAGGAAGCCCTGGCTATCTATACCTCCACGCCAGTCGATTTGGTTATTCTTGATATTATGATGCCAGTCATGGACGGTTGGGCATTATGCGAGGAACTTCGAAGAGCCAATCCGGATCTTCCGTTACTCATGTTGACGGCAAGAAACGAGACCTGGGAGAAAGTACAAGCATTTCAGCTAGGGACAGATGACTATATGACGAAGCCATTCGATCCGCTTGAGTTAATGGCTCGCGTGAAGGCACTGTTGAAACGATACCGTATAGGTTTAACGCAGACCATCCAATTAGGAAACGTTATTCTGAACCGGCAGACTTATAAGGTCCAGAGCGGTACAGAGTCGTTCACCTTGCCGCTTAAAGAGTTCGAATTATTGTATAAACTTGCTGGATTACCGGGACAAGTCTATACGCGGGAGCAATTAATCGATCAAGTTTGGGGAATTAATTATACTGGTGATGATCGAACGATAGACGTGCATATTAAACGTCTACGCGAACGTTTTGCCGATATCTCCGATTTTCGTATCGAAACGGTGCGGGGACTTGGTTACCGGCTAGAGGTGCAGGAGTGA
- a CDS encoding serine hydrolase domain-containing protein encodes MGRQKRKRTSIAMFTMALMMLAPMSAMAAPATSSSDFTYEATKKTVMEKAELLTEKHGITSLQYALIDGGEIVVSGQTGKNDKNNKVPLTSDTIYGIGSTSKMFLTASVMKLVDEGKVDLDLPVVNYIPDFQMKDHRYKQITPRMLLNHSSGLLGSTGSNATLYGDNDTYSHDTFLEQLASQNLKADPGAFSVYSNDGFTLSEIMVERVSGMSFTAFIHQYITEPLDMKHTKTPQDVVDTAAMAGIYSPMYEGQLPQENYNVIATGGIYSTAEDLAKFSQIFTGEVQGILTDKSVEAIAQEEYKKGMWPEDGDTSISYGLGWDSVNLYPFSEYGIKAVTKGGDTISYHSSLVVLPEYNLAAAVTSSGGTSAKDQFIASELLLSALEEKGIITERKPEKSFGVPVKADIPKEIATNAGIYGGNNSVKKIEMNTAGQMTVSTPAAPSDSAQKYTYAADGTFVNDEGTEKLKFVKEKNGRTYLWYRSYISLPGLGQLAFSEYKMEKLGANELSQDITASWEQREGKKYYLVNEKYTSTVYLNSTPILPIHLDKETPGYISNIKIIGANEAVTELQIPGLAGRDTKEIYFAEKNGVEYITAVGSIYASEKMVQPLYSGKQSLVTIQADGYARWYSIPATVKGKVMTVKMPATGAFAVYDQKGVCINHTVVSGKNEVVLPENGRIVFAGDVDSTFEISLK; translated from the coding sequence ATGGGACGACAAAAGAGAAAACGCACTTCAATCGCCATGTTCACTATGGCATTAATGATGTTAGCTCCAATGTCTGCAATGGCCGCGCCTGCTACAAGTAGCAGTGATTTTACGTATGAAGCAACCAAGAAAACGGTGATGGAGAAAGCCGAGTTACTCACCGAGAAACATGGAATTACAAGCCTGCAATATGCCCTTATCGATGGTGGCGAGATTGTGGTGTCCGGTCAGACGGGTAAAAACGATAAAAACAACAAGGTACCTCTTACGTCGGATACGATCTATGGCATAGGATCAACGAGTAAAATGTTCCTCACAGCTTCTGTAATGAAGTTAGTTGACGAAGGCAAGGTGGATTTGGATCTGCCTGTTGTGAACTATATACCTGATTTTCAGATGAAAGATCATCGCTACAAACAAATCACACCACGCATGCTGTTGAATCATTCTTCCGGTCTGCTAGGCAGCACGGGCAGCAATGCCACATTGTACGGGGATAATGATACGTACTCACATGATACGTTTCTAGAGCAATTGGCGAGTCAAAACCTGAAGGCAGATCCCGGAGCGTTCTCGGTGTATAGTAACGATGGGTTTACGTTATCCGAGATTATGGTTGAACGTGTTAGCGGCATGAGTTTTACAGCTTTTATACACCAATATATTACGGAACCTTTGGACATGAAACATACCAAAACACCACAGGATGTGGTTGACACGGCAGCAATGGCGGGAATCTATTCTCCTATGTATGAGGGTCAGCTTCCACAAGAGAATTATAATGTTATCGCTACTGGCGGCATATATTCTACCGCTGAAGATCTTGCGAAGTTTTCACAAATCTTCACGGGAGAGGTCCAAGGCATTCTTACCGATAAGTCTGTAGAAGCCATAGCGCAAGAAGAGTACAAAAAAGGCATGTGGCCAGAGGATGGGGATACGTCTATATCTTATGGTTTAGGGTGGGATAGTGTAAATCTGTACCCATTCAGTGAATATGGTATCAAGGCAGTAACAAAAGGTGGAGATACCATATCATATCATTCATCATTAGTCGTACTGCCGGAATACAATCTGGCTGCAGCCGTTACCTCATCAGGTGGGACAAGTGCCAAAGATCAGTTCATTGCGAGTGAATTATTACTCAGCGCACTTGAGGAAAAGGGGATTATTACAGAACGGAAGCCGGAAAAATCGTTTGGTGTGCCTGTGAAGGCAGATATACCTAAAGAAATAGCCACGAATGCAGGTATATATGGAGGCAATAATTCGGTTAAGAAGATCGAAATGAATACTGCTGGACAAATGACTGTATCCACACCCGCAGCTCCAAGTGATTCGGCTCAAAAATACACCTATGCAGCGGATGGTACTTTTGTTAACGATGAGGGCACGGAAAAGTTGAAATTTGTTAAGGAGAAGAATGGAAGGACTTATCTGTGGTATCGATCTTATATATCCTTACCAGGACTTGGACAATTGGCTTTCTCCGAATATAAAATGGAGAAACTGGGAGCCAATGAATTATCCCAGGATATTACGGCCTCATGGGAGCAGCGTGAAGGTAAGAAATATTACCTGGTGAATGAGAAATATACATCAACGGTTTATCTCAATTCGACACCAATTCTCCCGATTCATTTGGACAAAGAGACCCCGGGATATATATCCAATATTAAGATTATTGGAGCAAACGAAGCAGTCACGGAGCTGCAAATCCCTGGCCTGGCTGGACGTGATACAAAGGAGATTTATTTTGCTGAAAAGAACGGAGTAGAGTACATTACAGCCGTTGGTAGCATATACGCCAGTGAGAAAATGGTACAACCACTCTATTCGGGTAAACAATCTCTAGTAACGATTCAAGCAGATGGATATGCCAGATGGTATTCGATACCAGCAACGGTGAAAGGAAAAGTCATGACGGTTAAAATGCCTGCAACTGGCGCCTTTGCTGTATATGATCAGAAGGGTGTTTGTATTAATCACACCGTAGTCAGCGGTAAGAATGAGGTTGTTTTACCAGAAAACGGCCGCATTGTATTTGCAGGTGACGTGGATTCCACATTTGAAATTTCATTAAAATAG
- a CDS encoding alpha/beta hydrolase, giving the protein MNVNQQTDKEVQSKSKTKKVLSILFKVLCAIILAILLFVATVYTVNKISSYSEQKRMEPYGQHVSVDGKNMNVFIQGEGEETIVLLPGFGTASPALDFKPLISELAPYYKVVVVEPFGYGLSDQTERERSTANIVSEIHEALQSLHIDRYILMGHSISGIYSLDYVNKYADEVSAYVGLDTSVPAISEQKVEASEIVPIQWYRNLGFPRLQLKLSDDPYAGLPYDEQTKEQLNILIQKNMFNSTQLNEIVSMYSNFKAAEQLTFPVDLPILFFVQKNHPAVDNWVPEHEKLIENSARGEVVLLEANHYLYRSHAKEIAEKFRGFMTQR; this is encoded by the coding sequence ATGAATGTGAATCAACAAACAGACAAAGAAGTTCAGAGTAAAAGCAAAACCAAAAAAGTGTTAAGCATTTTGTTTAAAGTACTATGCGCAATCATTTTAGCAATTTTACTTTTTGTAGCTACCGTATATACCGTCAATAAAATCAGCAGTTATTCGGAGCAAAAAAGAATGGAGCCTTATGGTCAACATGTATCCGTGGATGGGAAAAATATGAATGTGTTCATTCAAGGCGAAGGCGAGGAAACGATTGTGCTTCTGCCTGGTTTTGGAACAGCGTCACCTGCACTTGATTTTAAGCCCCTTATCTCGGAGCTAGCCCCATATTATAAAGTCGTCGTGGTTGAACCTTTTGGTTATGGATTAAGTGATCAGACCGAAAGGGAACGCAGTACGGCAAATATCGTCAGTGAAATCCACGAAGCGTTACAGAGTCTACATATTGATCGTTATATCTTGATGGGTCATTCCATTTCGGGAATCTATAGTCTGGATTATGTGAACAAATATGCAGATGAAGTAAGTGCATACGTTGGGCTGGACACCAGTGTTCCAGCGATTAGTGAACAGAAGGTTGAAGCATCAGAAATCGTACCGATTCAATGGTACCGTAACTTGGGTTTCCCGCGTTTGCAATTGAAATTGAGTGATGATCCATATGCTGGGCTCCCGTATGATGAACAAACCAAAGAACAATTGAACATTTTGATACAAAAGAACATGTTTAATTCAACTCAATTAAACGAGATTGTAAGCATGTATTCCAATTTTAAAGCAGCTGAACAGTTAACGTTCCCAGTCGATCTCCCGATTCTTTTCTTTGTTCAAAAGAATCATCCTGCAGTGGACAATTGGGTTCCCGAACATGAGAAGTTAATAGAGAACTCTGCGCGTGGTGAAGTGGTGCTACTGGAAGCAAATCATTATCTATACCGTTCCCATGCCAAAGAAATCGCTGAAAAATTCAGGGGGTTTATGACGCAACGGTAA
- a CDS encoding sensor histidine kinase, whose translation MTGSLYTRVVLTFLVSVIGGTILSFLATTWIFQDKLNENLQGSLLDFGQDIVRIYETLPLREAEMFISEMKQLNSYHIRIYKATGQFQSYGELKGQHPFLVTTEQVKKVLDGERVQVNGIDTIFLGLPTKTEIGSIAMFVEPLTSSSTSFLIKFVVTFLICSLLAGSLLILIAAIFLVRPIKKLTEATRLIAAGDFNVKLNIKQKGEIGTLARSFEEMMHDLKQLEQMRREFVANVSHEVQSPLTSISGFAIALKQVDLPDDERSDYLDIIITETARMSKISDSLLKLSLLESQSLQMRLATLSLDEQIRRVIVAIQPQWSARNIQIDLDLQPTQITADYDQLNQVWINIFGNAIKFSEDGARINVTIKQNIKNVAIRISDSGIGILPEDQKRIFDRFFKADRSHSQKYEGSGMGLAIVKQIVSLHQGDIRVESEYGRGTTFIVILPITTPTE comes from the coding sequence GTGACCGGCTCCCTCTATACACGTGTAGTCCTGACCTTTCTGGTCTCCGTGATCGGGGGCACAATCCTTTCTTTTCTTGCTACAACCTGGATATTTCAAGATAAATTAAACGAAAACTTACAAGGCTCCTTGCTTGACTTTGGCCAGGATATCGTCCGCATCTACGAGACATTGCCTCTACGCGAAGCAGAAATGTTTATAAGTGAAATGAAACAACTTAACTCTTACCACATTCGAATCTATAAAGCTACGGGTCAGTTTCAATCCTATGGAGAACTTAAAGGACAACATCCTTTCCTAGTAACTACAGAACAAGTAAAGAAAGTGCTGGATGGGGAAAGGGTCCAAGTTAATGGAATCGATACGATCTTCTTGGGATTGCCGACAAAAACTGAAATAGGAAGCATAGCCATGTTTGTAGAGCCCCTCACTTCCTCTTCCACCTCATTTCTTATCAAGTTTGTTGTAACCTTTTTGATTTGTTCCTTGTTAGCAGGAAGCCTATTGATACTAATTGCGGCTATTTTTCTGGTAAGACCGATCAAAAAATTGACAGAAGCGACCCGGCTTATAGCTGCTGGAGATTTCAACGTTAAGCTTAATATTAAACAAAAGGGTGAGATAGGTACTTTGGCTCGCAGCTTTGAAGAGATGATGCACGATTTAAAGCAGCTTGAGCAGATGCGCAGGGAATTCGTAGCAAACGTGTCCCATGAAGTTCAGTCTCCGCTTACTTCCATTTCCGGTTTTGCTATAGCGCTCAAGCAGGTAGACCTCCCGGATGACGAAAGAAGCGATTATCTCGACATTATCATCACTGAAACTGCACGAATGTCCAAAATAAGTGATAGTCTGCTAAAGCTGAGTTTGCTTGAATCTCAATCATTGCAAATGCGGCTCGCCACGCTCAGTCTGGATGAACAGATCAGACGAGTAATTGTTGCTATTCAACCCCAATGGTCGGCCCGTAACATTCAGATCGATCTTGATTTGCAGCCCACCCAAATCACGGCCGATTATGACCAGTTAAATCAGGTGTGGATCAATATCTTCGGCAATGCCATCAAATTTTCCGAAGATGGTGCCCGAATTAACGTCACGATCAAACAGAATATCAAGAACGTGGCGATCCGCATATCGGATTCGGGTATTGGTATTCTCCCGGAAGACCAAAAGCGTATATTTGACCGATTCTTTAAAGCTGATCGTTCCCACAGTCAGAAATATGAAGGAAGCGGTATGGGACTAGCTATTGTAAAGCAGATCGTCTCGCTTCATCAAGGGGACATCCGGGTGGAGAGCGAATATGGACGAGGAACGACCTTCATAGTCATCTTGCCAATCACAACACCCACAGAGTGA
- a CDS encoding sensor histidine kinase — translation MIRSLYIRVVLTFLISVIAGTVISFFMSTWIFEDKLNENARINIRNFGQDVVQIYKTLPADEAESFVSRMKQLDSYHIRIYDATGNFQSYGKLNEHKSSPVSTDQLKKVLNGGVVQDTPKGIATVLLGLPIKTETGTRAMFLETLSPPSASFVVQFGLIFASCSLIVGSLLIVVASVYLVRPIKKLTKATKRIAAGDFNVKLNIKQTTEIGTLARSFEEMMYDLQQLEQMRREFVTNVSHEVQSPLTSISGYASALKQVNLSEQERNRYLDIIISEAKRMSKMSDSLLKLSLLESQSQQLRLTTLSLDEQIRRVIVALQPQWSGRNIHFELDLENVKVTADHDQLNQVWTNIIGNSIKFSEDGGMIKVSIEEDSKNVTVRISDTGIGIPLEDQKRIFDRFFKADRSHSRKYDGSGMGLAIVKQIVSLHQGDIRVESEPGQGTTFMITLPIHPPTDS, via the coding sequence ATGATCAGATCATTATACATTCGTGTGGTGCTCACCTTTCTGATCTCTGTCATCGCTGGTACAGTTATTTCTTTTTTTATGTCAACCTGGATATTCGAAGATAAATTGAACGAAAATGCCCGAATTAACATACGCAACTTTGGCCAGGACGTTGTGCAGATTTATAAGACGCTGCCTGCTGATGAAGCAGAATCATTTGTTAGTCGAATGAAACAACTTGATTCGTATCATATTCGAATTTATGATGCAACGGGCAATTTCCAGTCTTATGGGAAGCTTAACGAACATAAATCATCCCCCGTATCGACGGATCAACTCAAGAAGGTGTTAAACGGAGGGGTTGTACAGGACACACCTAAAGGTATTGCTACCGTTCTTTTGGGGCTACCGATCAAGACGGAAACGGGTACAAGAGCGATGTTTCTAGAAACACTCTCACCGCCCTCAGCCTCTTTTGTGGTCCAGTTTGGCTTGATTTTTGCAAGCTGTTCCTTGATTGTAGGAAGTTTGTTGATTGTGGTTGCTTCTGTATATCTGGTTAGACCGATCAAAAAATTGACCAAAGCGACCAAACGGATTGCAGCTGGAGATTTCAACGTCAAGCTGAACATTAAACAAACGACGGAGATTGGTACGTTGGCCCGCAGCTTTGAAGAAATGATGTATGATCTTCAGCAGTTGGAGCAGATGCGCAGGGAATTCGTTACCAATGTTTCGCACGAGGTTCAATCTCCGCTCACCTCGATATCCGGTTACGCTTCGGCACTGAAGCAAGTAAATCTCTCAGAGCAAGAACGAAACCGTTACTTGGATATTATCATCTCTGAAGCAAAACGAATGTCCAAAATGAGCGATAGCCTGCTCAAGCTGAGTTTACTTGAATCGCAGTCACAGCAACTACGGCTCACCACCTTAAGCCTTGATGAACAGATCAGGCGGGTCATTGTGGCGCTTCAGCCGCAATGGTCTGGGCGCAACATTCATTTCGAGCTTGATTTGGAGAATGTGAAGGTAACGGCTGATCACGATCAGTTAAATCAGGTATGGACAAACATCATCGGAAATAGCATCAAGTTTTCCGAGGATGGCGGTATGATTAAAGTCAGTATCGAAGAGGACTCCAAAAATGTGACTGTTCGAATATCCGACACGGGCATTGGAATTCCCCTGGAAGATCAGAAGCGTATATTCGACCGTTTTTTCAAGGCAGATCGTTCCCACAGCCGCAAATATGACGGGAGTGGCATGGGACTTGCTATCGTTAAACAGATCGTGTCCCTTCATCAGGGTGACATCCGAGTGGAAAGCGAACCTGGTCAAGGCACGACCTTTATGATCACGTTGCCCATACATCCACCAACGGATAGTTAG